The bacterium nucleotide sequence CAGCGTCAGCAGGATTTCAACCTGAAGCGCCGGCCGGTCATGCAGGGAAAAGGGATGATCGATGTCGAAGAGGGTCTTGAGGATGTCCTGGGCGTAGTCGCCGGTCATCCGAGCCGCGGCCGAAGGGCCTTGGAGAGCCCGCAGCGCTTCCATGTTCCCGGTCAAATAGGAATAGGCCTCGACCAGCTCCTTGAAGCGCTCTTCGGCGACCGGATTGTGGGGATTGCGGTCCGGATGGTATTGGAAGGCCAGCTCCTTGAAAGCCTTCTTGACCTCGGCCGGCGTGGCTTCGGGCCTGACGCCAAGGACCGCATGGTAGTTTTTCACTTTTTCCCTTCCGGCGGCTTGGCCACCGTCACCATCGCCGGCCGGATCAGGCGATCGTGCAGCTTGTAGCCCCGGCGGTATTCGTTGACCACGCTGTGGGGCTCGTGCTCCCCGGACTCCTGCTGACCGACCGCTTCATGATGATGAGGATCGAAGGGCTGGCCGAGCGAGACCACCGGGGTGACGCCGTAATTCTCCAAAACTTTCAGGAACTGGCGCAGGACCAGCTCCACGCCTTCGACGATCGCCGCCTTGTCCGAGGTATCGGCGTGGGCCAAAGCCTGCTCCAGCCCATCGAGCACCGGCAAGAGATCCTTGATCAGCCGCTCGTGGGCATAGCGCAGCGACTCTTCCTTTTCCTTGGCCGAGCGCTTTTTGGAATTGTCGAATTCGGCGTAAGCCCGGAGGTATTTGT carries:
- the grpE gene encoding nucleotide exchange factor GrpE; protein product: MANDKIEQLKSVIKAKKEAESRVKEAAEQGGLAPGLEDQYRGRIAELEAELEKAQIAVAEAEANAKDAQDKYLRAYAEFDNSKKRSAKEKEESLRYAHERLIKDLLPVLDGLEQALAHADTSDKAAIVEGVELVLRQFLKVLENYGVTPVVSLGQPFDPHHHEAVGQQESGEHEPHSVVNEYRRGYKLHDRLIRPAMVTVAKPPEGKK